In Capsicum annuum cultivar UCD-10X-F1 chromosome 7, UCD10Xv1.1, whole genome shotgun sequence, one genomic interval encodes:
- the LOC107878084 gene encoding 50S ribosomal protein L18: MVIPPPVRPDRVTKFLKPYVLRMHFTNKYVNAQVVHTPTATVAASASTQEKGLRLAMVESKENTRDVAAAAKIGKLLGERLHAKGVPAISVFFKREQRYHGKVKAVIDSVREAGIELV, from the coding sequence ATGGTGATTCCTCCACCAGTTAGACCAGACAGAGTGACGAAGTTTCTCAAACCTTATGTGCTGAGGATGCACTTCACAAACAAGTATGTAAATGCTCAAGTAGTTCACACACCAACAGCAACAGTGGCTGCTTCTGCAAGCACACAAGAGAAAGGCTTAAGGCTTGCCATGgtagaatcaaaagaaaatactAGAGATGTTGCTGCTGCTGCAAAAATAGGTAAGTTGTTGGGAGAGCGGTTGCACGCTAAAGGAGTTCCTGCCATATCTGTTTTCTTTAAGAGAGAACAAAGATACCATGGAAAGGTCAAAGCAGTTATTGATTCAGTGAGAGAAGCCGGCATAGAATTGGTTTGA